A stretch of DNA from Nitrospirota bacterium:
GAATAATAAACCGGATGCTGATGAAATAGAAATCAGAAGGGAAATATTCCTACGTTTCTATGAACAGGACTTTTCTAAGGAAGAACAGAAGAAGATACTGGACAGAATAACAATGTCTTCTTGTGAGATAGAGGAAAAGTGAAGTGTATATGAAAAATTATCTTAAAAAATTCCCATGAAAAATACTGATAGCCTTCCTTATCCTGACGTCTCTCCACCTCTGTATTCCAAAGATAAGCCTTGCAGGAGACGATGTCCTGATTGCAGGTTCTAATGTAACAAAGAATGCCCCTGAATCCGTATCAACACCAGAAATCAACATCCCTGCTGAAAAGGGAACGGACTCAGGAAAAAGCGGCAAAGGCTGGCTGTGGGTAGTCATAGCCGTATTAGCAGTCGCAGGCGGAGTCGCCCTTGCAGGAAGCCGCGGAGGAAGCAGCAGTAACAGTGATGGCACTTTAAGCGTAACGTGGTAGAGCAGAGTCTTTCAGTTATTTTGACTTTTGTATTTTCTTACATTACTCTCTCTACCAGTATCCCGTAATAATAGGTATAAACTAAAATGCAGAGGAGGAACGAAATATGAAACAAGGAGAAATTATTTCTAACCCTGGTATACTCAATGGCAAACCGGTTGTTAAAGGCACCCGCATATCAGTTGCCCTGATATTGCAGTGTATAGCATCCGGTATGACAACAGAAGATATCCTTAATGCTTACCCAACTCTCACGCGTGAGGGAATAGAAGCAGCCCTTGATTTCGCAGCAAGACAGTTTCAAGGTGAGGAGGTTGTCGTGTTTGGAGATAACAAGTAATGCAACTCCTTGCAGATGAAAATGTTCATTATTCATCGCCATGGAAAATTAACGCAGTAATGGCAGGCAAAATGAAAATACCCCCTTGCAATTTTAATTCCCTCCCCCTTGAGGGGGGAGGGTCAGGGTCAGGGTGGGGGTGAGCTATGGAAGTTTACTCATGAAACAATATCTAACTATTACATTCTACATATTACTCCTTGCACTGCTCACCGCCTGCGGCAGCAACCCGAACACATCAAGCGACTCGGGTGCACTCACCTTTAATATAAAACTGGCACGCCCTGCAACTGCCTATCTTACCTCATATCTCACAGGCAATGACATCTGCATAGACTACGGAATAGCAACAGTAACCGCAGTTGTAAAAGACTCTTCCGGCAAAACAGTTACATCAGGCAACTGGTCATGCTCATCCCATCAGGGAATTATCACCGGCATTCCGTCAGGCACAAACTACACTGTTAAACTTGAAGGAAAAGACTCCATTAACACAGTGACATGGAGTGGAGAAAAGACAGGCATAAGCATAAGCGCAGGAGAAACCACAACCGCAGGTACAATAGCAATGACCTATATTGGCAGTGACACAACCGATCCAACTGTAACATCAACAAATCCTCTGACAGTGCTACTATTGTCCCTGTAACATCCATCTTCAGATATAGGTATCTTGCCCAGACGGCCCCCCTGCCTTCAGCATCATTGGCGACTACCTTGCCCTCGTTATGGAGATGGGATCCCGTATGCCCCAGGGAGCTATGTCTTTGTGCACCTGACGTCTGGTAACGCCCTGTTTTCTGTGCACCTCCTTCCGGCACAGCATCAGTTCTTATAGCCGTCTTACCCATAGTTTGCAACCACAAGCTGTTGAATAAGGCTCAGTGGCATCCTTCTGGCTTTTGCCTTCTGTTATGGCAGAAGCACTCAAAGGGATATATAACAGGCGTCATCCGGAGAGGACTGATTACTATCGGATTATCGAAGGCAGTTTCGAGGAGTTTCAGAGGAGTTATCCTGAGCAGTTTGAGGAGCAATACGGTTACTTAAGAACAGAGGTGATGAAGGCAATTTATTCCTTTCTGGAGTGCGGCATCCCTGAGAACGGTATGGCAAGGGTCCGGTGTGATGAATGCGGCCATGACTTTTTCGTAGCCTATTCTTGCCGCTGTCGTGTGGTCTGCCCCAGTTGTTCTACCAAAAGGTCTATCCTATTTGGAGAGAAAGTAAGAGAGATAGTCAAACCTGTCCCTCATCTGCATATCACCTTCACCATACCCAAACTATTACGAGCCTATTTCAGACGAAACCGGAGGCTATTAAAGATTCTTGTTCAGAGTGCAAATTATTCAGTAGAGAGATATTTTACAGAGTCACTGGGGATTAAGGACGGAGATACAGGAGGGATATATTATATCCACTCTCAGGGTTCTCTTTTCAATGTTCACCCGCACGCTCATGCACTTGTTCCTGCCGGAATAATGAAGTGCGG
This window harbors:
- a CDS encoding DUF433 domain-containing protein, which produces MKQGEIISNPGILNGKPVVKGTRISVALILQCIASGMTTEDILNAYPTLTREGIEAALDFAARQFQGEEVVVFGDNK